The Hymenobacter oligotrophus genome has a window encoding:
- a CDS encoding CoA transferase subunit A: MINKVVADAQAALQGITDGMTLMLGGFGLCGIPENSIQELLRLGVKNLTCISNNAGVDDFGIGLLLQQRQVKKMISSYVGENAEFERQLLSGELEVELIPQGTLAERCRAGGAGIPAFYTPAGYGTEVGEGKESREFNGKMYLLETALHADFAFVKAWKGDTAGNLIYKGTARNFNPMMAAAGKITVAEVEELVPAGELDPNQIHTPGIYVQRIYQGQHYEKRIEQRTVRG, from the coding sequence ATGATCAACAAAGTAGTGGCCGATGCCCAGGCCGCGCTGCAGGGCATCACCGACGGCATGACGCTTATGCTCGGCGGCTTTGGCTTGTGCGGCATTCCCGAAAACAGCATTCAAGAGCTGCTGCGCCTGGGTGTGAAAAACCTCACCTGCATCAGCAACAACGCCGGCGTCGATGACTTTGGCATTGGCCTGCTGCTGCAACAGCGCCAGGTGAAAAAGATGATATCGAGCTACGTGGGCGAAAACGCCGAGTTCGAGCGCCAGCTGCTTTCGGGCGAGTTGGAGGTTGAGCTGATTCCGCAGGGCACGCTGGCCGAGCGCTGCCGCGCGGGCGGCGCGGGCATTCCGGCCTTTTACACCCCCGCCGGCTACGGCACCGAGGTGGGCGAAGGCAAAGAAAGCCGCGAGTTCAACGGCAAGATGTACTTGCTCGAAACCGCTTTGCACGCCGATTTCGCCTTCGTGAAGGCCTGGAAGGGCGACACCGCCGGCAACCTCATCTACAAAGGCACGGCGCGCAACTTCAACCCGATGATGGCCGCCGCGGGCAAAATCACCGTAGCCGAAGTGGAGGAGCTGGTACCCGCCGGCGAGCTGGACCCCAACCAGATTCATACGCCCGGCATTTACGTGCAGCGCATTTACCAAGGCCAGCACTACGAGAAGCGCATCGAGCAGCGAACGGTTCGGGGCTAG
- a CDS encoding cell division protein FtsX, with product MPQFRPVRKKKLGSYPHTMVVFSITLALLVIGLFGLLLVHAHKLSEAVKENLEVQVYLERNLPETQLLRLQRTFAQKPYIAYRENQAQVRFLSKEEGARQFVELTGEEFQQFLGDNPLRDAYILKINPQFADSVQLRRISQDLRQQQGVYEVTYVQSLISSINQNVRKVSLVLLGFAVLLTLVVVVLINNTIKLALFSQRFLIRSMQLVGATPWFIQGPFLRRATWQGFVSGTVAALLLLALLQSAYLQLDELRLLRDERLIAAVLVALVLLGCVIGFFSSYRAVRKYLRMSLDDLY from the coding sequence ATGCCGCAGTTCCGCCCCGTACGCAAAAAGAAACTAGGGTCTTACCCGCACACCATGGTGGTGTTCAGCATTACGCTGGCGCTGTTGGTGATTGGGCTGTTCGGGCTGCTGCTGGTGCACGCGCACAAGCTATCGGAGGCGGTAAAGGAAAACCTGGAGGTGCAGGTGTACCTCGAGCGCAACCTGCCCGAAACCCAGCTGCTGCGCTTGCAGCGTACGTTTGCGCAAAAGCCCTACATCGCCTACCGCGAGAATCAGGCGCAGGTGCGTTTTCTGTCGAAAGAAGAAGGCGCCCGGCAGTTTGTGGAGCTTACCGGCGAGGAGTTTCAGCAATTTTTGGGCGACAACCCGTTGCGCGACGCCTACATCCTTAAAATCAACCCGCAGTTTGCCGATTCCGTGCAGCTGCGCCGCATCAGCCAGGATTTGCGCCAGCAGCAAGGCGTGTACGAGGTTACGTACGTGCAAAGCCTGATTAGCTCCATTAACCAAAACGTGCGCAAAGTAAGCCTGGTGCTGCTGGGCTTTGCGGTGCTGCTGACGCTGGTGGTGGTAGTGCTCATCAACAATACCATTAAGCTGGCCTTGTTCTCGCAGCGTTTCCTTATTCGCTCCATGCAGCTGGTGGGCGCCACGCCGTGGTTTATTCAGGGGCCATTTTTGCGGCGGGCCACCTGGCAGGGTTTCGTGAGCGGCACCGTGGCCGCGTTGCTGCTGCTGGCCTTGCTGCAATCGGCGTACCTGCAGCTGGATGAGCTGCGGCTGCTGCGCGACGAGCGCCTGATTGCGGCCGTGCTGGTTGCGCTGGTGTTGCTGGGCTGCGTTATTGGTTTTTTCAGCTCTTACCGGGCCGTGCGCAAGTACCTGCGCATGTCGCTCGATGATTTGTATTAA
- a CDS encoding bifunctional riboflavin kinase/FAD synthetase: MHVVRDPAEFPRLTNAVVTSGTFDGVHLGHQKILQRLQEVARQSEGPSVVITYWPHPRMVLAPPLSHPEPLKLHLLNTLEERIEKLASHGVDYLLIVPFTHEFAEWTSEQYIRELLLDTVGAGKLVIGYDHRFGKNREGGFEYLQAHSAQYGLEVEEIPREDVDAVGVSSTRIRRALEAGDIATANRYLGYDYPYTGTVVRGQQLGRTIGYPTANIKCQEPLKQVPGRGVYAVMATTADGRHHAAMLNIGVRPTVGGDLAETVEAHLLDFDGDLYDQPLTVQFVARLRDEQKFDGLEALKAQLGRDADEARRHLISG, from the coding sequence ATGCATGTTGTTCGCGACCCCGCCGAGTTTCCGCGCTTAACCAACGCTGTGGTGACCAGCGGCACCTTCGACGGCGTGCACCTAGGGCATCAGAAAATTCTGCAACGCCTGCAAGAGGTGGCGCGCCAATCCGAAGGGCCCAGCGTGGTTATTACCTACTGGCCGCACCCGCGCATGGTGCTGGCCCCGCCCCTTTCGCACCCCGAGCCGCTGAAGTTGCACCTGCTGAACACGCTGGAGGAGCGCATCGAAAAGCTGGCTTCGCACGGCGTCGACTATCTGCTGATTGTGCCCTTTACCCACGAGTTTGCCGAGTGGACATCGGAGCAGTACATCCGCGAGCTGCTGCTCGACACCGTGGGCGCCGGCAAGCTCGTAATTGGCTACGACCACCGCTTTGGCAAAAACCGGGAAGGCGGGTTTGAGTACCTGCAGGCGCATTCGGCCCAATACGGGCTGGAGGTGGAGGAAATTCCGCGCGAGGACGTGGACGCCGTGGGCGTGAGCAGCACGCGCATTCGGCGGGCCCTCGAGGCCGGCGACATCGCCACCGCCAACCGCTACCTCGGCTACGATTACCCCTACACCGGCACGGTGGTGCGCGGGCAGCAGCTGGGCCGCACTATTGGCTACCCCACGGCCAACATCAAGTGCCAGGAGCCGCTGAAGCAGGTACCAGGCCGCGGCGTGTACGCCGTAATGGCCACCACCGCCGACGGCCGCCACCACGCCGCCATGCTGAACATTGGCGTGCGGCCCACCGTGGGCGGCGACCTAGCCGAAACCGTGGAGGCGCACCTGCTCGATTTCGACGGCGACCTGTACGACCAGCCCCTGACGGTGCAGTTTGTGGCCCGCCTGCGCGATGAGCAGAAGTTCGACGGCCTGGAGGCCCTGAAAGCACAACTTGGCCGGGATGCCGATGAGGCCCGGCGCCACCTCATCAGCGGCTGA
- a CDS encoding DUF3098 domain-containing protein: MEQRNNRFAFGPRNYRLMFIGLALLAAGFITMSLDTADYGEGFLGLTLGPILLALGFTVEFFAIMAKSSSGNAAAGPTQPAGSNSATVPNAAPAEPVKPTFQRR, translated from the coding sequence ATGGAACAGCGCAACAACCGCTTCGCCTTTGGGCCCCGCAACTACCGCCTGATGTTTATCGGGCTGGCTCTGCTGGCTGCCGGCTTTATCACGATGAGCCTGGATACGGCCGACTACGGCGAGGGATTTTTGGGGCTTACCCTAGGTCCTATTTTGCTGGCCCTGGGCTTTACGGTCGAGTTTTTCGCCATCATGGCCAAGTCGTCGTCGGGCAACGCGGCGGCCGGGCCCACGCAGCCGGCAGGCTCCAACAGCGCTACCGTGCCCAACGCCGCCCCGGCCGAGCCGGTTAAGCCTACGTTTCAGCGCCGCTAG
- the truB gene encoding tRNA pseudouridine(55) synthase TruB, with the protein MSQAKQHRHPQPEQEPGEVLLVDKPLHWTSFDVVKKAKYALRPRKIGHAGTLDPLATGLLILCTGKQTKSIDSIQAQEKEYTGVFRLGQITPSYDLETAVTEEKPWEHIALADLQAAAQRLTGLIEQTPPLYSAVKINGERAYELARRGDTAEIKSKTIDIKVFELPEVNGPEVHFRVVCSKGTYIRSLARDFGELLGCGAHLTRLVRTRIGEYRLENALSIADLEARRPPRPEGETDRPPRGPRPERRSNLKYLDTFPPAAAPEAE; encoded by the coding sequence ATGAGCCAGGCTAAACAGCACCGCCACCCCCAGCCCGAGCAAGAGCCGGGCGAAGTGCTGCTGGTGGATAAACCTTTGCATTGGACGTCGTTCGACGTGGTAAAAAAGGCCAAGTACGCCCTGCGCCCCCGCAAAATCGGGCACGCGGGCACGCTCGATCCGCTGGCTACCGGCTTGCTGATTTTGTGCACCGGCAAGCAAACCAAGAGCATCGACAGCATTCAGGCGCAGGAAAAAGAATACACCGGGGTGTTTCGCCTAGGTCAGATTACGCCCTCCTACGACCTGGAAACGGCCGTAACCGAGGAGAAACCCTGGGAACACATTGCCCTGGCCGACCTGCAAGCCGCCGCTCAGCGCCTTACCGGCCTCATCGAGCAGACGCCGCCGCTGTACTCGGCCGTTAAAATCAACGGCGAACGGGCCTACGAACTGGCCCGCCGCGGCGACACGGCCGAAATCAAAAGCAAAACCATCGACATCAAGGTGTTTGAGCTGCCCGAGGTAAACGGGCCCGAGGTGCATTTTCGCGTGGTTTGCTCCAAGGGCACGTACATCCGCAGCCTGGCCCGCGACTTTGGCGAGCTGCTGGGTTGTGGCGCCCACCTTACCCGGCTGGTGCGCACGCGCATTGGCGAGTACCGCCTCGAAAACGCCCTGAGCATTGCCGACCTGGAGGCCCGCCGCCCTCCGCGCCCTGAGGGCGAAACCGACCGGCCGCCCCGCGGGCCACGCCCCGAGCGCCGCTCCAACCTCAAGTACCTCGATACGTTTCCGCCCGCCGCGGCGCCCGAGGCCGAGTAA
- a CDS encoding undecaprenyl-diphosphate phosphatase translates to MSYWHAFLLAIVEGLTEFLPVSSTGHMVIVANLLNIGQLPFTETYITSIQLGAILSVVVLYWRRFLQSFDFYLKLAVAFLPFGVAGFLLKDVIADLLKSVTVVATSLVVGGIVLLFIDRIFKDAGKQTTTPSFANAFKIGLFQCLALVPGVSRSAATIVGGLAQGFDRRSAADFSFLLAVPTMTVITAYELYKTYKLNPLQSADIKVLLFGNAVAFVVALLAVKSFVAFVSRYGFRAFGIYRIIVGGIILTMIGLGINLQLV, encoded by the coding sequence ATGAGTTATTGGCACGCCTTCCTGCTGGCAATTGTGGAAGGCCTTACGGAGTTTCTGCCCGTTTCCAGCACCGGGCACATGGTCATTGTGGCCAATTTGCTCAACATCGGGCAACTGCCTTTTACCGAAACCTACATCACCAGCATTCAGCTGGGGGCCATCTTGTCGGTGGTGGTGCTGTACTGGCGCCGCTTTTTGCAGAGCTTCGATTTTTACTTGAAGCTGGCCGTGGCCTTTCTGCCGTTTGGCGTGGCGGGCTTCTTGCTGAAAGACGTAATTGCCGATCTGCTGAAAAGCGTGACGGTGGTGGCCACTTCGCTGGTGGTGGGCGGCATCGTGCTGCTTTTCATCGACCGCATTTTCAAGGACGCGGGCAAGCAAACCACCACTCCCAGCTTTGCCAATGCATTCAAGATAGGCCTGTTTCAATGCCTGGCGCTGGTGCCGGGCGTGTCGCGCTCGGCGGCTACCATTGTGGGCGGGCTGGCGCAGGGCTTCGACCGCCGCTCGGCCGCCGACTTTTCCTTTTTGTTGGCCGTGCCTACCATGACGGTAATCACCGCCTACGAGCTGTACAAGACCTACAAGCTGAACCCCTTGCAGTCGGCCGACATCAAAGTGCTGCTGTTTGGCAACGCGGTGGCGTTTGTGGTGGCGCTGCTGGCCGTAAAATCGTTTGTGGCATTTGTGAGCCGCTACGGCTTTCGTGCGTTCGGCATTTACCGCATCATCGTGGGCGGCATTATCCTCACGATGATTGGGTTGGGCATTAATCTTCAGTTGGTATGA